ACCGAGTGCCGACTCATAGTCATCTACATAAATGACATCATCAATTTCATCGGGGGAGAGTAGTGGGGGGACAGTACTTGCACCAATGCCAGGAATTTCGCGTGGACCAGATGTACCACCGAACAACACAGAGCCGACGATATCGACTGCGATCACTTTTAATTCTGGAAATCTTTCTTTAAGGCGACGAGATACGCCCATAATCGTGCCTGAAGTGCTCGCCCCAATCACGAGGTAATCAATTTTGCGGTCAATTTGATTGAGGATTTCTTCTGCTTCACCAAAATAGTGGCTTTTCCAGTTGTTTGGATTTGCATACTGATTAATCCAGACAGCATTCGGCAGTTGTTGGCAGAGTCGTTTTACAGTGTCAATTCTGGTTTTTAAGTAACCGCCGTTTTGGTCTTTTTCAGAGACCATTTCGATATTGGCTTTGTAGAGCTTCAACATTTGTAAATTTGCTGAAGCAATTTTCGGGTCAATCACCGCAGTAAATTTTAATCCATAGATTTTGCATGCCATTGCAAGAGCAATAGCTAAGTTCCCTGACGAACTTTCAACAATATGACTATCCTTATTGATGACTCCAGATTTCAGACCTTCCTGTAGCATGAATAATGCTGGACGGTCTTTAATACTTCCTCCTGGGTTTAACAATTCCATTTTCGCAATCACTGAGACTGATTGATGCGTGAATAGCCTTGATAGTTGTAATAGTGGCGTTTTACCTATGCATTCGAGAATATTTTCATGGATCATGGTAGATCTTCTCAGGTTTTTATGTGGTGTGAATGATAATGATTATTAATTTAATTATGATTACCATTTGTGACAAGATTGTTGCTGTTTGTAACTCAAAAAAGGAGATAGTTAGAGGAATTTTCACTAATTTTTTTTAGGTAATTATTTGAATCGTAATATTTAAGTTTTATAGAAGGATAAATAAATAAATCTTTTTAAATATAACCACATAGGCAATAAATTACTTTTAAGCTAAAAAAATTAATTTAATTAAGACGTCTGTTTGAAATTACTTCGAAGAATTAAAAAGAAATTGATGACCAGACCCACATCAGTTATGTATCACTATTTTGTAGAGAACATAGCTAAGATGAAGGCTTAAAAAGAGAGGAATATTTGAAGGCTTTCTTAAAAGGCTGAGAATGATTAACTGAAATTGACTAAGTGGCAGTTATTGATATGAAAATGTCTGAAAATGATATGCTTAGATAGATATGATCATTTGCATAAGCACTGTATTTTCAATGGATCAGTTGAGTCCAGAAAGTATAGTAATGCGTGTTTCGCATTTTGTCTTATGGGTCTTTCAAGCTGTCTTTGTCACAAAAGACAGCATTTTTATACTGATTTGACCCAGATAGTTTATGAAGAATATCGCTGTTTGGCTTGATTATAAGCCTCAAGATTAATGCATTGAGTTCCCAAACTTGTGATTTGTGCTTGGTCGATTTGAAGCTCATCCCATTTTTGCATTTGTTCGAGCAGCCAGTAAAAATCTTCTACTTTTGGAAGTGCACTTTCTTTTACTAAATGACGGACAATATCCTGAATCATGAAATATTTATCGACATGTACTTCTTCAGAACAATGAAAACGAACGATTCCAGACTCAACCAATAATTTTAAAATTGGCGCAAAGTCTTGTAACTCGCTCAACTCTTGTTGGGCTTTCATGATTGCGGCGGTGAGCGCGACGAGCGTTTGTGGATGCTGCTCCGCCCATTCTTGCGTTACGGCTAAAACCTTGTCAGCGACAGATGGAATAACGTTTTGGCTTGAGCAAATCATTTTACTTAAACCAAGAAGCTCACCTTGGGTATTCCAAGGCTCACCTACACAGAAACCATCAATCACATGTTTATCCAGTGCTTCGACCATGTATGGTGGCGGTAATGTTTTGAGCTGAATAGACTGTGCGATTTTTGGATTTGCTAAAGCCAACCATTCTCTTAAACAATAATGGTGAATAGAATGCTTAAACACATGCGCTAAAGAAAGAGGATGGCCTTGTTCAAGATAGCTCGCCACTTTTTGTGCTGTTACTTGTGCGGTGTCATTTTCTTGAATTGCAAGTTGACGAGTAAGCTTTTGACTTAAGCTAATAAAAGCACGGTTTTCACTTAAAACCAGCGATGTTTGTAGAGGTGTACCAATTTGATCTGCGCCTACAGCCGCCGCAGGTAACATTGCAGATAAGCAATGGGCTGCATCCAATAATCCAAAAGCAAGACGGTCGCGCAGACTCGCCCACGAGGCTTCTTTAACTAAAGTAACT
This genomic stretch from Acinetobacter pittii harbors:
- the sbnA gene encoding 2,3-diaminopropionate biosynthesis protein SbnA; this translates as MIHENILECIGKTPLLQLSRLFTHQSVSVIAKMELLNPGGSIKDRPALFMLQEGLKSGVINKDSHIVESSSGNLAIALAMACKIYGLKFTAVIDPKIASANLQMLKLYKANIEMVSEKDQNGGYLKTRIDTVKRLCQQLPNAVWINQYANPNNWKSHYFGEAEEILNQIDRKIDYLVIGASTSGTIMGVSRRLKERFPELKVIAVDIVGSVLFGGTSGPREIPGIGASTVPPLLSPDEIDDVIYVDDYESALGCRELLEHEGIFAGGSSGSSISAIKKLIPTIPEGSCVLTLLPDRGDRYLDLVYEDEWFEMIKKRHFNRNLRRQENLTLQNVV
- the nasF gene encoding ABC transporter substrate-binding protein, with amino-acid sequence MSRLEKTQLQLGYIPLLDCLALLWAKQRGFFEEEGLEVTLVKEASWASLRDRLAFGLLDAAHCLSAMLPAAAVGADQIGTPLQTSLVLSENRAFISLSQKLTRQLAIQENDTAQVTAQKVASYLEQGHPLSLAHVFKHSIHHYCLREWLALANPKIAQSIQLKTLPPPYMVEALDKHVIDGFCVGEPWNTQGELLGLSKMICSSQNVIPSVADKVLAVTQEWAEQHPQTLVALTAAIMKAQQELSELQDFAPILKLLVESGIVRFHCSEEVHVDKYFMIQDIVRHLVKESALPKVEDFYWLLEQMQKWDELQIDQAQITSLGTQCINLEAYNQAKQRYSS